In one window of Megalopta genalis isolate 19385.01 chromosome 4, iyMegGena1_principal, whole genome shotgun sequence DNA:
- the LOC143259360 gene encoding uncharacterized protein LOC143259360, which translates to MSNQTNNFLHKNGSHNDYKNYGYSISMKRSFQQSQPQSQQKQLQIPRNARILGRRYSIAGNYFKFLEICVRVDENLRVEFVLGDNRGTEISFSMATWKLLVKTRDYIHNYFDADKKEKQIDETLSLQIVNFNGMSLIKLFDSQASIYVTKETMDNLYKLELCMDHMYSWLLENIPEIQDRFAKLINIVKNSNNEQNYATVIFTNELFERNCLIDCVLLALCLDLIVSKANR; encoded by the exons atgtcaaatcaaaccaataattttttacataaaaatggatctcacaacgattataaaaattatgg atactccatttcgatgaaacggtcgtttcaacagtcgcaaccccagtcgcagcagaagcagttgcagataccgcgcaacgcacgaatcttgggtagaagatactccatagccggcaattatttcaagttccttgaaatttgtgtacgcgtggatgaaaatttgcgcgtcgagtttgtcttgggggacaatcgtggaacagagatttctttttcaatggctacgtggaaactgctggtgaaaactagagattatattcacaattacttcgacgcggacaagaaggaaaaacaaattgatgagactttatcgttacaaattgttaattttaatggaatgagtctaatcaagttgttcgattctcaagcatcgatttatgttacgaaagagacgatggataatttgtacaaattagagttatgtatggatcatatgtattcatggttattagaaaatattccagAAATTCAGGATAGATTCGCGAAGCTCATTAACATTGTAAAAAACTCCAATAACGAGCAGAATTATGCGACCGTAATTTTTACAAACGaattgttcgaacgaaattgtCTGATCGATTGCGTATTGTTAGCTTTATGTTTAGATCTAATCGTATCGAAAGCGAATCGTTGA
- the LOC143259361 gene encoding death-associated inhibitor of apoptosis 1-like, protein MTMIDYRREEDRLRSFEFWPIEYIQPEELAAAGFYYLGQDDFVACFACDIELHRWQHNDRAMSEHHFWSRNCPYVLGENCGNVPIDAHPTIISKSPSRSGVDECGIYDYTMDEKRASS, encoded by the exons ATGACGATGATTGATTATCGACGCGAGGAGGATAGACTTCGAAGTTTCGAATTCTGGCCAATTGAATATATTCAACCGGAGGAACTTGCAGCCGCAGGATTTTACTATCTGGGACAGGACGATTTTGTCGCATGTTTTGCATGCGACATCGAATTGCATCGGTGGCAACACAACGACAGGGCCATGTCGGAGCATCACTTCTGGTCGAGGAATTGTCCATATGTACTGGGGGAAAATTGCGGCAACGTGCCGATCGATGCTCATCCCAcaatcatttcaaagtcacCATCAAGAAGCGGTGTGGACGAGTGCGGAATCTACGATTATACCATGGATGAGAAGAG aGCGTCATcctga
- the LOC143259363 gene encoding uncharacterized protein LOC143259363, giving the protein MDNITNQMESILLNNTVTAAEAASATTTNAAAEATSAATTNVAAEATSATAATNAAENTGESLDSILARQREIAAAYEAGRASQWRNILGQLARGTARPNLANLVAANRELKKLF; this is encoded by the exons atggaTAACATAACAAACCAAATGGAAAGTATTCTACTGAACAACACGGTCAcagcagcggaggcagcctccGCAACTACAACTAACGCCGCAGCGGAGGCAACCTCCGCAGCTACAACTAACGTCGCAGCGGAGGCAACCTCCGCAACAGCTGCAACCAACGCAGCGGAGAACACCGGCGAGTCGCTGGACTCAATTCtggcgcggcagcgagaaatcgctgccgcgtacgaggctgggagagct tcgcagtggcgaaatatattaggccagctggctcgagggacagctaggcctaacctggcaaacctagttgctgctaat agagagctgaaaaaactattttaa
- the LOC143259340 gene encoding uncharacterized protein LOC143259340, whose product MSTYDSAEPSSYLMYFDVNNLYGWAMSQPLPHRGFQWVDDTSNFNIDSVPIDSPVGYILEVDLEYPQEIHDAHADLPFCPIHEVGALQKKLLTTLSDKNRYVLHYRYLQQCLRYNLKLKKIHWILKFEQSCWLRRYIDLNTRLRANANNDFSKNLFKLMNNAVFGKTMENVRNHVNVKWLSRWSGRYGAGRLIARPNFHSCTVFSEDFVAVQMNQLSIKFYKPIYIGMSVLDISKLHLYDFHYGYMLPNFQERCRILYTDTDSLIYQIICDDAYEMIKRDIHRYDTSNYDRNNVYGVPIANNKVLGLMKDENGGKIMTEFVGLRSKMHAIRVQDKDDVKKIKGIKTNVTIKNITFDDYLACLHDHLEKSVCVKLIMSIQHQVYSVSQSKLALSPYDDKRYILNNSIETLPWGHYKIAKGGEGEAGGRGSGGELEKIKAVI is encoded by the coding sequence atgtcgacgtacgattcggccgaaccgtccagctatctgatgtatttcgatgttaataatttgtatggctgggccatgtcgcagcctttgccgcacaggggtttccaatgggttgacgatacgagtaatttcaacatcgattccgtgccgatcgacagtcccgtcgggtacattttagaggtcgacttagagtatcctcaggaaattcatgatgctcacgcggatcttccattttgcccgattcacgaggttggggcgttgcaaaagaaactgttgacaacgcttagcgataagaatcgttacgttctccattatcgatacctccagcaatgtttgaggtataatttaaaattaaagaaaattcattggatactgaagtttgaacaatcatgttggttacgccgttacatagatttaaatacgaggttgcgcgccaacgcaaacaatgacttctcgaagaatctgttcaaactgatgaacaatgcaGTGTTTGGAAAAACGATGGAAAACGTTCGAAATCATGTAAACGTAAAGTGGCTCTCGCGATGGAGCGGTCGATACGGTGCTGGGCGTTTAATAGCTCGACCAAATTTCCATAGCTGTACTGTATTCTCCGAGGATTTTGTCGCAGTTCAAATGAACCagctttctattaaattttataaacctatttacataggcatgtcagtgttggacatatctaaattacatttgtatgattttcattatggctacatgcttccaaattttcaagaaagatgcaggattttgtacacggacacggacagtttaatttatcagattatttgcgacgacgcgtacgagatgataaaacgtgacattcaccgatacgatacttccaattatgacagaaataaCGTGTACGGCGTTCCGATCGCGAATAATAAAGTATTAGGATTAATGAAGGACGAGAACGGAGGTAAAATCATGACAGAGTTTGTGGGTCTTCGCTCGAAAATGCATGCTATTCGGGTACAAGACAAAGACgatgtaaaaaagattaaaggaattaagactaacgtgacgattaaaaatataactttcgacgactatttagcatgccttcacgatcatttagaaaaatcagtttgcgttaaattgataatgtctatacaacatcaagtgtattcagtatcacagagtaaattagcattgagtccatacgatgataaacgatacattttaaacaattcgatcgaaaccCTTCCTTGGGGACATTATAAAATCGCGAAAGGGGGAGAGGGGGAGGCAGGAGGGAGAGGGAGTGGGGGGGAgttagaaaaaataaaagcggttatataa